One Phycisphaeraceae bacterium genomic window carries:
- a CDS encoding serine/threonine protein kinase: MNTPERFKRVEEVFLAASRLRGPEREAYLDERCAGDDSLRSEVAALLREDDATRGVLDRAIVGAPDLDALERGVAEAPMPERVGRYRLLRCLGRGGMGTVYEAEQDEPRRRVALKVLRPGAISEGTLRRFRYEIEALGRLTDPGIARIFDAGMSDHAGVSQPYFTMELVEGLPLLEYATNRSLTTRDRLALLARICDAVHHAHQHGVIHRDLKPANILVEESGQPKILDFGVARAIESPADTPTYRTESGLLVGTLPYMSPEQAGGETDAIDTRSDVYSLGVVAYELLTGRLPYEVRSRAINEAVRVIREVDPTSLSTNDRSLRGDVETIVGKALEKDRSRRYQSASEFGVDLRRYLANEPILARRPSATYQLSKFAKRNKPLVAGVGAAFAVLVASLAVITGLLLRTLNAERIAVRDRNEAALQASIAEEINAFLVDDLIAAVSPERTQDRSVTLLDLLRAAGDRMEQRDFEHPAVEAELRHTIARTYFDVGEHAVALPFAERAVELGVVAFGEADERTLRMRNTLGHLHRAAGRYAEAAPQYERVLELRRRNPSAEPGLIVVAMTNIASLRREQGLLSESLVLHEEAYALAMRELSPGDGNLLTAMSTLAGVYREVGRLDDAASLYESEIRQTEQIYGPDHPRLFRAMNALAIVYGLLHRDDEADAMYLRVLEGQRRVLGPDHPHTLVSQSNLASLRNNQRRFAEARDLLVDCLERSRRILGEDHPGTILASFNLAKSHRGLDEKREARALFEETHSAAARVYGPSHMRTLVIMNELIRCRVAMGDGEGLIAQSGEQIELARGSLPENHPFLGMFLETHGGALELAGMTGEAIEAYRECAAILDGPNAGPYAPSREVALRSIDRLESARPTTGANGVGSASGSPAP; the protein is encoded by the coding sequence TTGAACACACCAGAGCGCTTCAAACGCGTCGAGGAGGTGTTTCTGGCCGCCAGCCGGCTGCGCGGCCCCGAGCGGGAGGCGTACCTCGATGAGCGCTGCGCCGGGGACGACTCGCTCCGCTCAGAAGTGGCGGCGCTCCTGCGCGAGGACGACGCGACCCGGGGCGTGCTCGACCGCGCGATCGTCGGCGCGCCGGACCTCGACGCGCTCGAGCGCGGCGTCGCGGAGGCGCCGATGCCGGAGCGGGTCGGTCGCTACCGGCTGCTGCGTTGCCTCGGTCGCGGCGGGATGGGGACGGTGTACGAAGCGGAGCAGGACGAGCCACGCCGGCGGGTGGCGCTCAAGGTGCTGCGCCCCGGAGCGATCTCGGAGGGGACCCTCCGTCGCTTCCGCTACGAGATCGAAGCGCTGGGGCGCCTCACCGATCCGGGCATCGCGCGGATCTTCGACGCGGGCATGTCGGACCACGCCGGCGTATCGCAGCCCTACTTCACGATGGAGCTCGTCGAGGGGCTCCCGCTGCTGGAGTACGCGACGAACCGATCGTTGACGACGCGCGATCGACTCGCGCTGCTCGCGCGGATCTGTGACGCGGTCCACCACGCGCACCAGCACGGGGTGATTCATCGCGACCTCAAGCCCGCCAACATCCTGGTCGAGGAGTCCGGCCAGCCGAAGATCCTCGACTTCGGCGTCGCTCGCGCGATCGAGTCGCCCGCGGACACCCCGACCTACCGGACCGAATCGGGGCTGCTCGTCGGCACGCTGCCCTACATGAGCCCCGAGCAGGCGGGGGGCGAGACCGATGCGATCGACACGCGCAGCGATGTGTACTCGCTGGGGGTCGTCGCGTACGAGCTGCTCACCGGTCGGCTGCCCTACGAGGTTCGTTCGCGCGCGATCAACGAGGCGGTTCGCGTGATCCGTGAGGTGGACCCCACCTCGCTGAGCACGAACGACCGTTCGCTGCGCGGCGATGTCGAAACGATCGTCGGCAAGGCGCTGGAGAAGGATCGGTCGCGTCGGTATCAATCGGCCTCGGAGTTCGGGGTGGACCTGCGCCGGTATCTGGCGAACGAGCCGATCCTGGCGCGCCGCCCGAGCGCGACCTACCAGCTCTCGAAGTTCGCGAAGCGCAACAAGCCGCTGGTGGCCGGCGTCGGCGCGGCGTTCGCGGTGCTGGTCGCGTCGCTGGCGGTGATCACCGGGCTTCTGCTGCGCACGCTGAACGCGGAGCGAATCGCGGTGCGAGACCGCAACGAGGCGGCTCTGCAGGCGTCGATCGCCGAGGAGATCAACGCGTTCCTCGTCGACGACCTCATCGCCGCGGTCAGCCCGGAGCGCACGCAGGACCGCTCGGTCACCCTGCTCGACCTGCTGCGTGCGGCGGGCGACAGGATGGAGCAACGGGATTTCGAGCACCCGGCGGTGGAGGCGGAGCTGCGTCACACCATCGCGCGGACCTATTTCGATGTCGGAGAACACGCGGTCGCGCTGCCCTTCGCGGAGCGCGCGGTGGAGCTGGGCGTCGTCGCGTTCGGGGAAGCCGACGAGCGCACGCTGCGGATGCGCAACACGCTCGGTCACCTCCATCGCGCCGCGGGGCGGTACGCGGAGGCGGCGCCGCAGTATGAGCGGGTGCTGGAGCTGCGTCGGCGGAACCCGTCGGCGGAGCCGGGGCTGATCGTGGTGGCGATGACGAACATCGCTTCGCTGCGACGCGAGCAGGGTTTGCTGTCGGAATCGCTCGTGCTGCACGAAGAGGCGTACGCGCTCGCGATGCGTGAGTTGTCTCCCGGAGACGGCAACCTGCTGACCGCGATGAGCACGCTCGCCGGCGTGTATCGGGAGGTGGGCCGGCTCGACGACGCGGCATCGCTCTACGAGTCTGAGATCCGACAGACGGAGCAGATCTACGGACCCGATCACCCCCGGCTGTTTCGGGCGATGAACGCGCTCGCGATCGTGTACGGATTGCTGCACCGGGACGACGAGGCCGACGCGATGTACCTGAGGGTGCTCGAGGGGCAGCGCCGCGTGCTGGGGCCGGATCACCCGCACACGCTGGTCTCGCAATCGAACCTGGCGTCGCTCCGGAACAACCAGCGACGCTTCGCCGAGGCGCGCGACCTGCTCGTCGACTGTCTCGAGCGTTCGCGCCGGATACTGGGGGAAGATCACCCCGGCACGATCCTCGCCTCGTTCAATCTCGCGAAATCGCACCGGGGGTTGGACGAGAAGCGCGAGGCGAGGGCGCTGTTCGAAGAGACGCACAGCGCTGCTGCGCGGGTGTACGGCCCGTCGCACATGCGCACGCTGGTCATCATGAACGAGCTGATCCGGTGCCGGGTGGCGATGGGAGACGGCGAGGGGCTGATCGCGCAGTCCGGCGAGCAGATCGAGTTGGCGCGCGGGTCGCTCCCCGAGAACCACCCGTTTTTGGGAATGTTCCTCGAGACCCACGGGGGGGCTCTCGAGCTGGCGGGCATGACGGGCGAGGCGATCGAGGCGTATCGCGAATGCGCCGCGATCCTCGACGGGCCGAACGCAGGGCCCTACGCGCCCTCGCGAGAGGTGGCGCTTCGCTCCATCGATCGGCTGGAATCGGCGCGGCCGACGACGGGCGCAAACGGCGTCGGGTCGGCCTCCGGATCCCCCGCGCCCTGA
- a CDS encoding VOC family protein has product MPTEITGIHHVTALAKHPKANLDFYTRVLGLRFIKKTVNFDDPFTYHLYYADSLGRPGTVLTHFPHPMASRARHGSSEITDTALAVPRGAMGFWSERLALANIASERDTFTGRDALRFEDPDGMRFALLEDDSPTGAPGHESHGVDAAHAITGVERAVIRVPDARQTIAFLESALGFGVARTDGNSHLLHIGEGRPGQRLEVVHDPTTPHFPMGAGTVHHVAWRVPDDDAQLRVQDAIMRARVGVTEIKNRLYFRSIYFRVPGGVIFEVATDGPGFDVDEPMDALGTSLRVPPMHEHLRTEIERHLIPLDTTDT; this is encoded by the coding sequence ATGCCCACCGAGATCACCGGCATCCATCATGTCACCGCCCTCGCCAAGCACCCCAAGGCGAACCTCGACTTCTACACGCGCGTGCTCGGGCTGCGCTTCATCAAGAAGACCGTCAACTTCGACGACCCCTTCACCTACCACCTCTACTACGCCGATTCGCTCGGGCGGCCGGGGACGGTGCTGACCCACTTCCCCCACCCGATGGCGTCTCGTGCCCGCCACGGGTCTTCCGAGATCACAGACACGGCCCTCGCCGTCCCGCGCGGCGCCATGGGCTTCTGGAGCGAGCGGCTCGCCCTCGCAAACATCGCGAGCGAGCGAGACACGTTCACCGGGCGCGACGCGCTGCGTTTCGAAGACCCCGACGGCATGCGCTTCGCCCTCCTCGAAGACGACAGCCCGACGGGCGCGCCGGGCCACGAGTCCCACGGCGTCGACGCCGCGCACGCGATCACCGGCGTCGAACGCGCGGTCATCCGCGTCCCCGACGCGCGCCAGACCATCGCCTTCCTCGAGAGCGCCCTAGGCTTCGGCGTCGCGCGAACCGATGGGAACTCGCACCTGCTGCACATCGGCGAAGGGCGTCCGGGCCAGCGCCTCGAAGTGGTTCACGACCCGACAACACCCCACTTCCCCATGGGGGCCGGCACGGTGCACCACGTCGCGTGGCGCGTGCCCGACGACGACGCGCAGCTCCGTGTGCAGGACGCGATCATGCGCGCACGCGTCGGCGTCACCGAGATCAAGAACCGGCTCTATTTCCGCTCGATCTACTTCCGCGTGCCCGGCGGGGTGATCTTCGAGGTCGCCACCGACGGGCCCGGCTTCGATGTCGACGAGCCGATGGACGCGCTGGGGACCTCGCTCCGCGTCCCCCCCATGCACGAACACCTGCGCACCGAGATCGAACGCCACCTCATCCCCCTCGACACGACGGATACCTGA
- a CDS encoding TIGR01777 family oxidoreductase, translated as MSSVLDLRSTMPAPRRALFDFHASPGAFERLAPPWETIRVVERTGSIREGDRLVMRLKKGPLSLPWEARHFGFVEGERFRDEQVRGPFASWVHTHAFEEHPSGDDARSVLHDRIEYALPGGTLGNAIGGGLARKQLVRMFAFRHLRTARDLARHERFAREPRLTIGVTGASGSLGSSLVGYLASAGHSMIRFVRREPREDAAALGREAFWDPRAGVIDQRSVEECDALIHLAGEPIPGRWTASKRDAIERSRSEGTAHIADALARAERADAKGRALLSASAVGFYGHRPGETLDETSRAGDDFRARVCVAWERATSSARDAGARVALLRIGNVVGTKTPLLARLLTPWKFGLGGAFGAGAQGFPWIGLDDFVGATEFVLHTPSLVGPVNLVAPQPVTNRDFARSLARALRRPALGVYPAWALRLALGGIADEALLSDQRVRPATLERAGFGFLTPTLDEALRWELGLVGERDLDALAP; from the coding sequence ATGAGCAGCGTTCTCGACCTTCGCTCGACCATGCCTGCCCCCCGGCGAGCGTTGTTCGATTTCCACGCGAGCCCGGGCGCGTTCGAGCGTCTGGCGCCGCCCTGGGAGACGATCCGCGTCGTCGAGCGCACCGGGTCAATCCGAGAGGGCGACCGCCTAGTCATGCGCCTGAAGAAGGGCCCGCTCTCGCTCCCATGGGAGGCTCGCCACTTCGGGTTCGTCGAGGGAGAACGCTTCCGCGACGAGCAGGTCCGCGGGCCGTTCGCGTCGTGGGTCCACACCCACGCCTTCGAGGAGCACCCCTCGGGCGACGACGCGCGCAGCGTCCTGCACGACCGGATCGAGTACGCGCTGCCCGGGGGGACGCTCGGGAACGCGATCGGGGGCGGGCTGGCGCGAAAGCAGCTCGTTCGCATGTTCGCGTTCCGGCATCTGCGCACGGCGCGCGACCTCGCCCGTCACGAACGATTCGCCCGCGAGCCGCGCCTGACCATCGGCGTCACCGGCGCGTCCGGTTCGCTCGGTTCGTCGCTGGTCGGCTATCTGGCGAGCGCGGGGCACTCGATGATCCGCTTCGTGCGGCGCGAACCGCGCGAGGACGCGGCGGCCCTCGGGCGCGAGGCGTTCTGGGATCCGCGCGCCGGGGTCATCGACCAGCGCAGCGTCGAGGAGTGCGACGCGCTCATCCACCTCGCCGGCGAGCCCATACCGGGCAGGTGGACCGCGTCGAAGCGCGACGCGATCGAGCGCAGCCGCAGCGAAGGAACAGCACATATCGCCGACGCGCTGGCGCGCGCCGAGCGCGCCGACGCGAAGGGGCGCGCCCTCCTGAGCGCCTCGGCAGTCGGGTTCTACGGGCATCGCCCGGGCGAGACGCTCGACGAGACGTCACGCGCGGGCGATGACTTCCGCGCCCGCGTGTGCGTCGCGTGGGAACGCGCGACGTCCAGCGCTCGCGACGCCGGCGCGCGCGTCGCGCTGCTGCGCATCGGGAACGTCGTCGGGACGAAGACCCCCCTGCTCGCGCGCCTGCTCACGCCCTGGAAGTTCGGGCTGGGCGGCGCCTTCGGCGCAGGCGCGCAGGGCTTCCCGTGGATCGGGCTCGATGATTTCGTCGGTGCGACCGAGTTCGTCCTCCACACCCCATCGCTCGTCGGCCCCGTCAACCTCGTCGCGCCCCAGCCGGTAACAAACAGGGATTTCGCCCGCTCGCTGGCGCGTGCGCTTCGCCGACCGGCGCTGGGCGTCTACCCGGCCTGGGCGCTGCGCCTCGCGCTGGGGGGCATCGCCGACGAGGCGCTCCTGAGCGACCAGCGCGTGAGGCCCGCGACGCTCGAACGAGCCGGTTTCGGCTTTCTCACCCCGACCCTCGACGAGGCGCTGCGGTGGGAACTCGGTCTCGTGGGCGAGCGCGACCTCGACGCGCTCGCGCCCTGA
- a CDS encoding FKBP-type peptidyl-prolyl cis-trans isomerase, with amino-acid sequence MPSMVAPLRSRPSRSTLFVTGAIALFALTPLVAIGQMGRAPAATPAESGYSIGYDLGRDVAERLASDGVSTDIEALIKGFGDGLKNANPSIDPAKMETVLTALHHEVAERGARARLASDPVFAALARHNEEVGSSFRQSFAKREGATTLPTGVIFSVVRPGEGPEATNARTVVVNFVSMLPSGHEVARGRGTEFRLDTMLPGVQEFVRKMRVGERVYVAVPPDRAYGLAGRDPDIGPNETVVVDLELVSVKN; translated from the coding sequence ATGCCATCCATGGTTGCGCCGTTGCGCTCTCGTCCCTCCCGCTCCACGCTCTTCGTCACGGGCGCGATCGCGCTGTTCGCGCTGACGCCCCTCGTGGCGATCGGTCAGATGGGTCGGGCCCCGGCCGCGACGCCGGCCGAATCCGGATACAGCATCGGGTACGACCTGGGTCGCGATGTCGCGGAGCGCCTCGCGTCCGACGGCGTCTCGACGGATATCGAGGCGCTCATCAAGGGCTTCGGCGACGGGCTCAAGAACGCGAACCCGTCCATCGATCCCGCGAAGATGGAAACCGTGCTGACCGCCCTGCACCACGAGGTCGCCGAGCGCGGCGCGCGGGCCCGCTTGGCCAGCGACCCGGTCTTCGCAGCCCTCGCGCGCCACAACGAGGAAGTCGGCTCGTCGTTCCGGCAGTCCTTCGCCAAGCGCGAAGGCGCCACGACGCTGCCCACCGGCGTGATCTTCTCGGTTGTGCGCCCCGGTGAAGGGCCCGAAGCGACCAACGCCAGGACGGTCGTCGTCAACTTCGTCAGCATGCTGCCCAGCGGGCACGAGGTCGCGCGAGGGCGCGGCACGGAGTTCCGCCTCGACACCATGCTGCCCGGCGTGCAGGAGTTTGTGCGCAAAATGCGCGTCGGCGAGCGCGTGTATGTCGCGGTCCCCCCCGATCGCGCGTACGGGCTGGCCGGTCGCGACCCGGACATCGGCCCCAACGAGACGGTCGTGGTCGATCTCGAGCTTGTCTCCGTCAAGAACTGA
- a CDS encoding dienelactone hydrolase family protein has product MGAIDTSRVPGPHAGCEILSSGAPLENARGAVVFLHGRGGEARTMLSLAGPLGLSDFDGLAALAPQAIGNSWYPSSFLAPIEQNRAHLESSHAVISTILDALASRGLDASRVVLAGFSQGACLASHHAATHPRRYGGVCAMTGGLIGPPGTRYELGGSLAGTPVFLGASDPDSHVPWSRIEETARVMESLGAGVRLERYPDTPHTILRDHLRAVRDMLDGAYGDGSGR; this is encoded by the coding sequence ATGGGCGCGATCGACACATCGCGCGTGCCGGGCCCGCACGCTGGCTGCGAGATCCTCTCCAGCGGCGCCCCGCTCGAGAACGCCCGCGGCGCGGTCGTCTTCCTGCATGGCCGCGGCGGCGAGGCGCGCACGATGCTCTCGCTCGCCGGGCCGCTCGGGCTGAGCGACTTCGACGGGCTCGCCGCGCTGGCGCCGCAGGCGATCGGCAACTCGTGGTACCCGTCGTCGTTCCTCGCGCCGATCGAGCAGAACCGTGCGCACCTCGAGTCGTCGCACGCGGTCATCTCGACGATTCTCGACGCGCTCGCCTCACGGGGCCTTGACGCGTCGCGCGTCGTGCTCGCGGGATTCTCGCAGGGCGCGTGCCTGGCCTCGCACCACGCGGCGACGCACCCCCGTCGATACGGGGGCGTCTGCGCGATGACCGGCGGGCTGATCGGGCCTCCGGGGACGCGGTACGAACTCGGCGGCTCGCTGGCCGGCACGCCGGTGTTCCTGGGCGCGAGCGATCCGGACTCGCATGTGCCGTGGTCGCGCATCGAGGAGACCGCGCGTGTCATGGAGTCGCTGGGAGCGGGCGTGCGTCTCGAGCGCTACCCCGACACGCCGCACACGATCTTGCGAGATCACCTGCGCGCGGTGCGCGACATGCTCGACGGCGCCTACGGCGACGGCTCGGGCCGATGA
- a CDS encoding sigma-70 family RNA polymerase sigma factor produces MKQQEATRLLNRASEGEIAAAADLLPLVYAELHSLAEAFFRRERQEHTLQPTALVHEAYLRLVDQTSIEWKSRNQFFVIAAKAMRNILVDHARSRGRLKRGGDWREVTLDAVEADLGGTETDPIDLIAVSEALDRLSRLDERKARLVELRFFAGLNEADAAELMGIARSTASEEWRMARAWLHNELKGENR; encoded by the coding sequence ATGAAACAGCAGGAAGCGACGCGGTTGCTGAATAGAGCTTCCGAGGGAGAGATCGCCGCGGCGGCGGACCTGCTCCCGCTTGTCTACGCCGAACTGCACAGCCTCGCGGAGGCGTTCTTCCGGCGCGAGCGCCAAGAGCACACGCTGCAGCCCACGGCGCTCGTCCACGAGGCGTATCTGCGCCTGGTGGACCAGACCTCCATCGAGTGGAAGAGCCGCAACCAATTCTTCGTGATCGCGGCCAAGGCGATGCGCAACATCCTCGTCGACCACGCGCGCTCGCGCGGGCGCCTGAAGCGAGGCGGCGACTGGCGCGAGGTCACCCTCGACGCGGTCGAAGCCGATCTGGGCGGGACAGAAACGGACCCCATCGACTTGATCGCGGTTAGCGAGGCCCTCGACCGTCTGTCGCGCCTCGACGAGCGCAAGGCACGCCTCGTGGAGCTGCGGTTCTTCGCAGGGCTGAACGAGGCCGACGCGGCGGAACTCATGGGGATCGCGCGCAGCACGGCGTCGGAGGAGTGGCGCATGGCCCGTGCGTGGCTGCATAACGAGCTGAAGGGCGAGAACCGTTGA
- a CDS encoding ABC-F family ATP-binding cassette domain-containing protein produces MLLSAREIAKTHGLRTLFHGVSLSVAQGDRVGLIGPNGAGKSTLLKLLAGQDTPDEGSIVVAKGVRAVYVPQQDLFPDDQPAREAVIGASLRSGGAHERHEAEVLADMILDRLSFDEKHASAKAGALSGGWRKRLSIACALGASGGEPDVLLLDEPTNHLDLDGIRWLEDLLMRPAGGTQGFASVFVTHDRAFLERVATRIVELSAAYPQGTFSAEGNYTEFLRRKSDFLDGQAKAQQTLANQVRQDLAWLSRGPKARGTKAKGRINASYERIDELSELRTRNQVAAGAAAKVDFNSTDRRTKKLIVAKGVSKALGGRTLFRDVDLTLGVGDCLGLLGPNGSGKTTLIRVLTGELAPDTGAVTRCEPAPKVAVFSQHRREFAPETLLRDALSPDSDRVYFRGLPMHITAWSRRFLFRDEQLAQPVKTLSGGELARIHIARIMLEPADVLVLDEPTNDLDIPTLETLEEALEDFPGAIILVTHDRAMLDRLATDIVALDGEGGSGIFATLEQALAAQAAREQATRAIAEPSRAPAAPQRAAPTKKKLSYNEQREYDSIEQRIAQAEAEAAKAEARLAEPAILASREKMEAACAALDEAQSRVAALYARWEELEAKRA; encoded by the coding sequence GTGCTGCTCTCTGCCCGCGAGATCGCGAAGACCCACGGCCTGCGAACCCTGTTCCACGGGGTGTCGCTTTCCGTCGCCCAGGGCGACCGGGTCGGGCTCATCGGCCCCAACGGCGCAGGCAAGAGCACCCTGCTCAAGCTGCTCGCCGGGCAGGACACGCCCGACGAGGGCTCGATCGTCGTTGCGAAGGGCGTCCGCGCGGTGTACGTGCCGCAGCAGGACCTGTTCCCCGACGACCAGCCGGCCCGCGAGGCGGTGATCGGAGCGTCGCTGCGCTCGGGGGGCGCGCACGAGCGCCACGAGGCGGAAGTGCTCGCCGACATGATCCTCGACCGGCTCTCCTTCGACGAGAAGCACGCGAGCGCCAAGGCGGGCGCGCTCTCGGGCGGGTGGCGCAAACGCCTCTCGATCGCCTGCGCGCTGGGCGCGAGCGGGGGGGAGCCCGACGTGCTCCTGCTCGACGAGCCGACGAACCACCTCGACCTCGACGGGATCCGCTGGCTCGAAGACCTGCTCATGCGCCCCGCCGGGGGCACGCAGGGCTTCGCCTCGGTGTTCGTGACGCACGACCGCGCGTTCCTCGAGCGAGTCGCGACGCGGATTGTCGAGCTCAGCGCGGCGTACCCGCAGGGCACCTTCAGCGCGGAAGGCAACTACACCGAGTTCCTCCGCCGCAAGAGCGATTTCCTCGACGGGCAGGCCAAGGCGCAGCAGACCCTCGCGAATCAGGTGCGCCAGGACCTGGCGTGGCTCTCTCGCGGGCCCAAGGCGCGCGGGACGAAAGCGAAGGGGCGGATCAACGCGAGTTATGAGCGCATCGACGAGCTCTCGGAACTGCGCACGCGCAACCAGGTCGCCGCCGGCGCCGCGGCAAAGGTTGACTTCAACTCGACGGACCGGCGCACGAAGAAGCTCATCGTGGCGAAAGGCGTGTCGAAGGCGCTCGGTGGGCGCACGCTCTTCCGCGACGTGGATCTCACGCTGGGCGTGGGCGACTGTCTTGGCCTGCTCGGCCCCAACGGGAGCGGGAAGACGACCCTCATCCGCGTGCTGACCGGGGAGCTGGCGCCCGACACGGGCGCCGTGACTCGCTGCGAGCCGGCGCCGAAGGTCGCGGTGTTCAGCCAGCACCGGCGCGAGTTCGCGCCCGAGACGCTGCTTCGCGACGCGCTGAGCCCCGACAGCGACCGCGTCTATTTCCGCGGGTTGCCGATGCACATCACCGCGTGGTCTCGCCGGTTCCTCTTCCGCGACGAACAGCTCGCCCAGCCGGTCAAGACGCTCAGCGGGGGCGAGCTCGCGCGCATCCACATCGCGCGCATCATGCTCGAACCCGCGGATGTGCTCGTGCTCGATGAGCCGACCAACGACCTCGACATCCCCACGCTCGAAACCCTCGAGGAGGCCCTCGAGGACTTCCCCGGCGCGATCATCCTCGTCACCCACGACCGCGCGATGCTGGACCGCCTCGCCACCGACATCGTCGCACTCGACGGGGAGGGCGGGTCGGGGATCTTTGCCACACTGGAGCAGGCGCTCGCGGCGCAGGCGGCACGAGAGCAGGCAACCAGGGCGATCGCCGAGCCGTCCCGCGCGCCGGCCGCCCCGCAGCGCGCCGCGCCGACGAAGAAGAAGCTCTCGTACAACGAGCAGCGCGAGTACGACTCGATCGAGCAGCGCATCGCACAGGCAGAGGCCGAGGCCGCGAAGGCCGAGGCGCGACTCGCGGAGCCCGCGATCCTGGCGAGCCGCGAGAAGATGGAAGCGGCGTGCGCCGCGCTGGACGAGGCGCAGTCGCGCGTCGCGGCGCTGTACGCGCGATGGGAAGAGCTGGAAGCCAAGCGCGCGTGA
- a CDS encoding acyl-CoA desaturase, with translation MNDAASALHTDIPTAPHAPRKAPLATRIMYLLAVILPFAGLLTAIGLLWPLGFNWTHLVLLLVMYVLTGLGVTVGYHRLFTHKSFETGRVMTFIIGVLGSMAAEGPIITWVATHRQHHQHSDDEEDPHSPHAHGGTFFGLLRGAWHAHMGWLFRGRVVDESRYAPDLMKDGLVRFLSKTFPIWVALGLIIPAALGGLLTMSWFGVLLGLLWGGFVRIFLVHHVTWSVNSICHIWGRQRFQSHDESRNNFLCAILAFGEGWHNNHHAFPASARHGLSWWEIDTSYLVIKAMKAVGLARNIRTPSPERIAAKAIG, from the coding sequence GTGAACGACGCCGCCTCCGCTCTCCATACCGACATCCCGACCGCTCCCCATGCCCCGCGCAAGGCGCCGCTCGCGACGCGGATCATGTATCTGCTCGCGGTGATCCTGCCCTTCGCTGGTCTGTTGACGGCGATCGGGCTGCTGTGGCCCCTGGGATTCAACTGGACGCACCTTGTCCTGCTGCTGGTGATGTATGTCCTCACCGGGCTTGGCGTCACGGTGGGTTACCACCGGCTGTTCACGCATAAGTCCTTTGAGACCGGGCGCGTGATGACGTTCATCATCGGCGTGCTCGGCTCGATGGCCGCCGAAGGGCCGATCATCACCTGGGTCGCCACCCATCGCCAGCATCACCAGCACAGCGATGATGAGGAAGACCCGCACTCGCCCCACGCGCACGGCGGCACGTTCTTCGGGCTGCTCCGCGGCGCGTGGCACGCGCATATGGGCTGGCTGTTCCGTGGTCGCGTCGTCGATGAGTCCCGCTACGCCCCCGACCTCATGAAAGACGGGCTCGTCCGGTTCCTGAGCAAGACCTTCCCGATTTGGGTTGCGCTGGGGCTGATCATCCCGGCCGCGCTTGGCGGGCTGCTCACCATGAGCTGGTTCGGCGTTCTGCTCGGGCTCCTGTGGGGCGGGTTCGTGCGCATCTTCCTGGTGCACCATGTCACCTGGAGCGTGAACTCGATCTGCCACATCTGGGGGCGCCAGCGCTTCCAGAGCCACGACGAGAGCCGCAACAACTTTCTTTGCGCAATCCTCGCGTTCGGCGAGGGCTGGCACAACAACCACCACGCCTTCCCCGCCTCGGCCCGGCACGGGCTGAGCTGGTGGGAGATCGACACCAGCTACCTGGTGATCAAGGCCATGAAGGCGGTCGGGCTGGCGCGGAACATCCGCACCCCCTCGCCCGAGCGCATCGCGGCCAAGGCGATCGGCTGA